CTTGCTGCGGGGAGCTTCAATTTTGGATATCTCTGACAATTTACTTTCCAAAAGGACATACCGCGGCACAGATGCCGCAATTATGGCCTTCGTTAAATTGAAAGAAGTATTCTTTTTTCCACTCATCACATTTCAAAACATTAAGCATATCTTCGCGGGGCATTCCCGGTTGCCAGGCATTACCGATGAGCGCTCCTGCCGGGCATGCATCGACACACTTCCTGCATGTGCCACAATAGCTTTTCGTAACTGACAAATCACATCTGGCAGGAAGATCGGTGAGGACAGTCCCGAGTCTGAGCCATGGGCCGTGTCGTTTGGAGATAAGGAGACAGTTACGGCCAACCCAGCCGAGGCCGGCCCTGGTAGCGGCTGTTTTGTGGGGAAAATCTCCTTTGATATTGACAGGATCGGTGCGATCTGAGGCGGGAATCATATAACCACAGAAGCCAGCCCTGCGGATTGTTGTTTCAAGGGTTACTGCAATCTCGTTGATTAAGTCATTAACACGGCGGTACTCTTCGGCGTACTGCTCGTTCGGACCGGTGCGAATACTTGCCATAATTCCCGGATCCATCAGCACGGCAAATGAAATGGCGCGAGGGAATTGATTACCGTTATTATCGGCAGGTGTCGATATTCCGTCAAGATCGGCAATGCCAAAATATTCAATGTGCCATTTACGTAGAATGGCAGCAATAAGCTCACGGTGATCGTTTTTTGGATCTTCCGACATCATCACCTGTCTCTCGTCATCAAATTCCGGGAAATTCCTGGGACAGTATATCTATTTTCCGAAGAAAAGAAACAACAGATAGATAATGACCGGTTATCAAATATCAGTCAAGCACCCGGTGTTACGTACATAGCAGTTATGTTGCGAGTATAGTTATGT
This Syntrophales bacterium DNA region includes the following protein-coding sequences:
- a CDS encoding 4Fe-4S double cluster binding domain-containing protein translates to MMSEDPKNDHRELIAAILRKWHIEYFGIADLDGISTPADNNGNQFPRAISFAVLMDPGIMASIRTGPNEQYAEEYRRVNDLINEIAVTLETTIRRAGFCGYMIPASDRTDPVNIKGDFPHKTAATRAGLGWVGRNCLLISKRHGPWLRLGTVLTDLPARCDLSVTKSYCGTCRKCVDACPAGALIGNAWQPGMPREDMLNVLKCDEWKKEYFFQFNEGHNCGICAAVCPFGK